In Deltaproteobacteria bacterium, the genomic window AGTCCTCCATCGCCGCACCAGGGTCACGTGCGCATCGGCGGAGCCATGAATCCGTCCACTGGCCATTCGGAGTACACATGCCCGATGCACGGCGACGTCCGGCAGCCGGGCCCCGGACGCTGCCCGAAGTGCGGGATGACGCTGGTTCCAGCCGACGACGGCGAAGGGGAGGATCAGCGATGAGGGCTGCGAGCGCCGCCCTGCTACTGGTGGCCACTGCCGGCTGCGTGAGGGTTCCCCGCGGCGCGGGCTTCGACGATGTCCAGCGCTCCCTCTCCACGCGGACGTCGGCTCGCGTGAGCTGGAACCAGGGTACGTCCGCGGACGCGGCGGTGGCAGAGCGCGTGCGCGAACTGCTCGCCGCGGAGCTGACGCC contains:
- a CDS encoding TolC family protein, yielding MRAASAALLLVATAGCVRVPRGAGFDDVQRSLSTRTSARVSWNQGTSADAAVAERVRELLAAELTPEGAVQIALFNNPAVQATYERLGIAQADFVQAGL